The following are from one region of the Aquipuribacter nitratireducens genome:
- a CDS encoding M14 family zinc carboxypeptidase — translation MRTRVVAACATGLLTAGVLSGIAAQPASAEPAHTPGGPCLQEDQTVTLSSVADYEDVERRLATIEANSDGRVSVESAGLSGEGRELYYATVGTGDTVFWLQARIHGNELQSTQAVLHILQELGRSNTPEARSIRENLTVVVIPMYNPDGAEANIRQSTTPTRTDLNRDWENFVQPESVAFWELFAEVQPDLGLDLHHMSSAPRVAGTDDLNQFQIGARTVDPARLTDEQWATARQMAEVSLDALDGYGQTHVARYPDIDITNAALSRMLLGGTAPAGETPLSQDVVQGAIFYEVRSVGQKSNGYLATLFERPTMAVLAAAADGSLFTSDWADYDALPYADRGSCGV, via the coding sequence GTGAGAACGCGAGTCGTCGCCGCCTGCGCCACCGGGCTGCTCACCGCCGGCGTCCTGTCCGGGATCGCGGCACAGCCCGCCAGCGCCGAGCCCGCCCACACCCCCGGCGGCCCGTGCCTGCAGGAGGACCAGACCGTCACCCTCAGCAGCGTCGCGGACTACGAGGACGTCGAGCGCCGCCTCGCGACCATCGAGGCGAACAGCGACGGCCGGGTGAGCGTCGAGAGCGCCGGGTTGTCCGGCGAGGGCCGTGAGCTGTACTACGCGACGGTCGGCACGGGGGACACCGTGTTCTGGCTGCAGGCCCGCATCCACGGCAACGAGCTGCAGTCCACGCAGGCGGTGCTCCACATCCTCCAGGAGCTCGGCCGCAGCAACACGCCCGAGGCCCGCAGCATCCGGGAGAACCTCACCGTCGTCGTCATCCCCATGTACAACCCGGACGGCGCCGAGGCCAACATCCGGCAGAGCACCACGCCGACCCGCACCGACCTCAACCGCGACTGGGAGAACTTCGTCCAGCCGGAGTCCGTCGCGTTCTGGGAGCTGTTCGCCGAGGTGCAGCCGGACCTCGGGCTCGACCTGCACCACATGAGCTCCGCGCCGCGGGTCGCCGGGACCGACGACCTCAACCAGTTCCAGATCGGCGCGCGGACCGTCGACCCCGCCCGGCTCACGGACGAGCAGTGGGCCACCGCCCGGCAGATGGCAGAGGTGAGCCTCGACGCGCTCGACGGCTACGGCCAGACGCACGTGGCCCGCTACCCCGACATCGACATCACGAACGCCGCGCTGTCGCGGATGCTGCTCGGCGGCACCGCCCCGGCCGGTGAGACGCCGCTGTCGCAGGACGTCGTCCAGGGCGCGATCTTCTACGAGGTGCGCTCGGTCGGGCAGAAGAGCAACGGCTACCTCGCCACCCTCTTCGAGCGGCCCACCATGGCCGTCCTGGCCGCGGCCGCCGACGGCTCGCTGTTCACGAGCGACTGGGCCGACTACGACGCGCTCCCCTACGCCGACCGC
- the recD gene encoding exodeoxyribonuclease V subunit alpha: MSVASPWSADLALRAEGVLRLMNDAGVLTAADVHVASRLGVLVGEGDERVLLAAALAVRSTRQGSVVVDLSTVAATAVPDTDEHVADAGHAATSSATSSAISSVTSAATDGGTTGPLPWPEVGAWVAACAASPLTVGEDAPLRLRGTRLWLARYDAQEQLVADELLRRTADRPDDLDLAVLRAGLDRLYPDADADQRLAAAVCALSRVSVLAGGPGTGKTTTVSKVLALLKEQHPSWRVALAAPTGKAAARLDEAVAASSGTLPAVDLERLGRLEGTTVHRLLGWRPGSRSRFRHDRANRLPFEVVVVDEASMVPLTLMARLLEALRDGTRLVLVGDPDQLASVEAGAVLGDLVDRDALRQRTARTAAALDAVVPGHGAVVVPARPAAYVQDGIAALTVNHRFDAASAIGRLAEAVRRGRVDEVVDLLRSGDESDAGPAGDAPGPRGVELVEVPDDAPPGAEALAAVERDVVTWGSAMRRSALAGDAVGALRALDTHRLLCAHRRGPRGVQQWEALALRWLVSADPDLLTARADGHHPGEPLLVTANDYEVALFNGDTGVVVAEPPGARGTGPRAWFARGRAPVGIPLVRLGAVRPVHAMTVHRSQGSQFDRVTVVLPAADSPLATRETLYTAVTRAVAHVRVVGSVDAVAAAVRTPAARASGLRGRLGGEPGP, translated from the coding sequence GTGAGCGTGGCGTCCCCGTGGTCGGCGGACCTCGCCCTGCGCGCCGAGGGCGTGCTGCGCCTCATGAACGACGCCGGCGTCCTCACCGCCGCCGACGTCCACGTCGCGTCCCGGCTCGGCGTGCTCGTCGGCGAGGGCGACGAGCGGGTGCTGCTCGCCGCCGCCCTCGCGGTGCGCTCGACGCGGCAGGGCTCCGTGGTCGTCGACCTGTCGACCGTCGCGGCCACCGCCGTCCCGGACACCGACGAGCACGTCGCCGACGCCGGCCACGCCGCCACCTCGTCCGCCACCTCCTCCGCCATCTCCTCCGTCACCTCGGCCGCCACGGACGGCGGGACCACCGGACCGCTGCCGTGGCCGGAGGTGGGCGCGTGGGTGGCGGCGTGCGCCGCGAGCCCGCTGACGGTCGGCGAGGACGCCCCGCTCCGGCTGCGCGGAACGCGCCTGTGGCTCGCGCGCTACGACGCGCAGGAGCAGCTCGTCGCCGACGAGCTCCTCCGGCGCACCGCCGACCGCCCGGACGACCTCGACCTCGCCGTCCTGCGAGCGGGGCTCGACCGGCTCTACCCCGACGCCGACGCCGACCAGCGCCTCGCCGCTGCGGTGTGCGCGCTGTCGCGGGTCTCGGTGCTCGCCGGGGGCCCCGGCACCGGCAAGACGACGACGGTGTCGAAGGTCCTCGCGCTGCTCAAGGAGCAGCACCCCTCGTGGCGGGTCGCGCTGGCGGCGCCGACCGGCAAGGCGGCGGCGCGGCTGGACGAGGCCGTGGCCGCGTCGAGCGGGACGCTCCCGGCGGTCGACCTCGAGCGGCTCGGCCGCCTCGAGGGCACCACGGTGCACCGCCTGCTCGGGTGGCGGCCGGGATCCCGGTCGCGGTTCCGGCACGACCGCGCGAACCGGCTGCCGTTCGAGGTGGTCGTCGTCGACGAGGCCTCGATGGTCCCGCTCACGCTCATGGCGCGCCTCCTCGAGGCGCTCCGCGACGGGACCCGGCTCGTGCTCGTCGGCGACCCCGACCAGCTCGCCTCCGTGGAGGCCGGCGCCGTGCTCGGCGACCTCGTCGACCGCGACGCCCTCCGGCAGCGCACCGCCCGCACCGCCGCCGCCCTCGACGCGGTCGTCCCCGGTCACGGTGCCGTCGTCGTCCCGGCCCGCCCTGCCGCGTACGTGCAGGACGGCATCGCGGCGCTCACCGTCAACCACCGCTTCGACGCCGCCAGCGCCATCGGACGCCTCGCCGAGGCCGTGCGGAGGGGTCGCGTCGACGAGGTCGTCGACCTCCTCCGCTCCGGCGACGAGAGCGACGCGGGTCCCGCCGGCGACGCACCCGGACCGCGTGGCGTCGAGCTCGTCGAGGTCCCCGACGACGCCCCGCCCGGGGCGGAGGCGCTCGCGGCCGTCGAGCGCGACGTCGTCACCTGGGGCTCGGCGATGCGGCGCTCCGCGCTCGCGGGCGACGCGGTCGGCGCCCTCCGTGCGCTCGACACCCACCGGCTGCTGTGCGCCCACCGGCGCGGCCCCCGCGGCGTGCAGCAGTGGGAGGCCCTCGCGCTGCGCTGGCTCGTCTCGGCCGACCCCGACCTGCTGACGGCGCGCGCCGACGGCCACCACCCCGGTGAGCCGCTGCTCGTCACGGCGAACGACTACGAGGTCGCCCTCTTCAACGGCGACACGGGCGTCGTGGTCGCGGAGCCGCCCGGCGCACGCGGGACGGGGCCCCGCGCGTGGTTCGCCCGTGGTCGCGCGCCGGTGGGCATCCCGCTGGTCCGGCTCGGCGCCGTCCGCCCGGTGCACGCGATGACGGTCCACCGCAGCCAGGGCTCCCAGTTCGACCGCGTCACCGTCGTGCTGCCCGCCGCGGACTCCCCGCTGGCGACCCGGGAGACCCTCTACACGGCGGTGACGCGGGCCGTCGCGCACGTGCGCGTCGTCGGCTCGGTCGACGCCGTCGCGGCCGCCGTGCGCACCCCGGCCGCACGCGCGAGCGGGCTGCGCGGACGACTCGGCGGCGAGCCCGGACCCTGA